The Gallus gallus isolate bGalGal1 chromosome 5, bGalGal1.mat.broiler.GRCg7b, whole genome shotgun sequence region GTGCAGATGAGGATTTGGGCGAATGAAAGCGCCGCCGCCGGcttttctcttcccccttccccGGGGGCGGCTCCGAGGGCCGCTCTCTGCCGACCTGAGCGGTCCCGGCCCGGACCCCCCCCGGCTGAGGGGGAGGCGGAGAGGTGCGGGGGGGGGCCGCGCCTCCGCTCTGCTATTCAGCGCGCGGCATCCGCTGTGCGGCCGAGCGGTATTTATTCATTCACGCCTGGAGTGAGAGTGATGGAAGACGGGACGAGGAGGGGAGTTTAGagaatggagaagaaagaaaagaaagaaatgaaagtatatgaaaggaaataaatgaaagagagaattaaaagaaaaaaagaaaaaaagaaaaaaaggaaaaaaagaaaaaaaaaaggaaaaaaaggaaaaaaggaaaaataaaggaaaaaaggaaaaatgaagaaaaaagaaagtaaaaataaagaaagccaaaggaaaaaacaaagaaagagaaatgaaaaggtaCCAAACGAAGCGGAATGGAAGCGGGAGAGCCGCGCAGATGCCCGCGGGGTGCGGGGCGCGCGTTTTGCCCGGCGCTCCCCCCGCAGCCTCAGCCTCAGCCGCACCCGCGCAGCcgcgccggggccggggccggggccgcgccgccAGGCCCCGCCCGCCCGTGCCGAGGCTCTGcccgccgggccgggctgggctgggctgggctgggccgggccgggtcGGGGCCCTCCGCGACGGGGGCCGAGCCGCGGGCGCCCAATCAGCGCGGCGCGGGGGCTCGGGCGCTTTaagcgcggcggcggcggcggagcgggggcAAAGTTCCCCCCGGCGCTCCGCCGAGCAtcccccgctccgccgccgcggCCGCCTCCGCGCCTCCCCGCTCTGGGGACGGGACCGGGCCCGGGGCTCTCCCCGCCCCTCCGCCGCCTCCCGGTGCCGCACGCAGCCCCGAGCCGCCCCTCGGCGCCCGGCCCCGGCCATGTCGATGCTGCCGTCGTTCGGCTTCACGCAGGAGCAGGTCGCCTGCGTGTGcgaggtgctgcagcagggggggAACCTGGAGCGCCTGGGCCGCTTCCTCTGGTCGCTGCCGGCGTGCGACCACCTGCACAAGAACGAGAGCGTCCTCAAGGCCAAAGCGGTGGTGGCCTTCCACCGGGGCAACTTCCGCGAGCTCTACAAGATCCTGGAGAGCCACCAGTTCTCgccccacaaccaccccaagctgcagcagctctggctcaAGGCGCACTACGTGGAAGCCGAGAAGCTGCGCGGGCGGCCGCTGGGCGCCGTGGGCAAATACCGGGTGCGCCGAAAGTTCCCCCTGCCCCGCACCATCTGGGACGGCGAGGAGACGAGCTACTGCTTCAAGGAGAAGTCGCGGGGGGTGCTGCGGGAGTGGTACGCGCACAACCCCTACCCCTCGCCCCGCGAGAAGCGGGAGCTGGCCGAGGCCACCGGGCTCACCACCACGCAGGTCAGCAACTGGTTCAAGAACCGGCGGCAGCGGGACCGGGCGGCGGAGGCCAAGGAGAGGTACGCGCCTTCCCCTCCcgctttcctccctccttctcccgGCGCCGCTCGGACAGCCGCCCCGATCCCCCCGACGTTGCGCTCTCCGCCGGACGCGCGGCGCCGGAGCTCCGGGCCGGACGGTCCCGACCCGCTCCCACCTGCCCGGGGGCGCCgaccccccctccgccccctccTCTCCGGCGGCTCTCCCGGGCCGCCCCCGCCTTTGTTCGGTGCCTTCCGGGCCGCGAGCGTGGCGGCCCGGCTGCCGGCCCGGGGAGAGCTCCGGCGGTTCCGCGCGGCGTGGGCTCGGGGCGGCTGTTCCTCGCGGCCCGGCCCGCGTCGCCTCCCTCTTCCGCGTCCgcccgcggccccgcggggcGAGAATCCCTCCCGGCTCCGCCGAGCGCCGTTCCCGGgcccgcggggccgcgctgcgATTCGCGATGAAAAAGCCGGACGAAAAGAACCGGCGGAATCCCCGCGCCTTTCCTCACCTCGGTCCCCGGCAGCTCCGGGGCGCGCGATGCGCGGCAGCTGTCTAAATAGGGGCCGAGCCCGGCAGCTGCGGGACGATCCGTTAGGAACATACTGGGcgctttcttcctttttttttttttttctttttcccctttccttcccccatCCCGGAGGCCCCCGCCCTGACCGCCCGCTGTGCTTCTGCCTTCGCAGGGAGAACACGGAGAACAACAACGCGGCCACCAACAAACCCAACCAGCTCTCCCCCCTGGACGGGAGCAAACCCCTCATGTCCAGCTCCGAGGAAGAATTTTCACCCCCGCAGAGCCCGGATCAGAACTCGGTCCTCCTGTTGCAGGGGAACCTCGCTCACGGCAGGAGCTCCGCGTACCCGCTGGGCTCCCTGCCCGCCCCCCCGGGCACGCACAGCCTCCCGGGCCATCAGCTCCAGGACTCGCTGCTGGGGCCGCTCACCTCCAGCCTGGTGGACCTGGGCTCCTAAAGGGAGCTCGTGGACACGGACTCTCGGTTGTACATAGCGGACGGTGATCCTGAACGTGACTTCGGCTCTTCTCCACGGTCTCAGCTCCAGGTCCggtccccccccacctcccttcTCCACTGTcgttatttttattattattattattattgttattattatttttcacgTAGCCAAATGCAGAGAGCGGCAGAAAGCCCTCGGCCTTTCGAGTTCAAGTGAGCGGGaattacagcagcagaaatagaaatagaaggggagagggtgggggggaaaaaaacccaaccccgAACCCCGGATCCCATTGCGCCCCATAAATCCCGGCTGTTGCGGCCCAGAGGCAGAGGGAGCGCGGGGCCCTTTGCGGCAgcgggaggagggaggggaactTTTTcgtttacatttctttttttttcatatttagcTTCACCGGAAGGATTTCGATgtagtttaaaattaaaaaaaaaaaaaaaaaagaggggaaaaaaaaaatagataattaGGAAGCGGCAGTCTGAGTGCCTCTGTCTTAACGCGGCGGTGCTGCTCCCCGGCCGGGACACGCAGCGATGCGGCTGCACTTTAGGACAGTAACAACAGCGATAATAAATGCGGATGGCCCTTTCCTTCCGCAGGAGCGTCTCTCTCTGTCTGCCTCCCccaacccccagctctgcctcgCAGTGAGCCCGCAGCTGTCTGTCTCGAGTCTGTGTTACCGACCTCGCGTGtgctttcaggtttcttttcTATTGTACCCGAACAGCCGAAATTAAACACTGCTGATGGCAGAACCCCGACGCTGCGCTCTTCTTTGTGGGGCTCagtccttcccccccccccctcccacgACGTGGGAGCCGCTCTCCTTCCGCCGCTGTCCCTTCGCTGTGCCACCACGGAGGGATGGAGCCGAGCTCGGGGTGCGGGGGCTGCGCACCGGGACCGCCCCGCCGGCCCTTCCCCGGCTGGCGGTGCCTCTTTCCCCACACCCCCGCGCCCGCGTTTTGCACCATCGGTCGTGTGTTTATTTAAGGCTCCACCGTGTTTGTTCTTGGGGTCTCGGGCCGTGGAGAAATGTCACCCTCTGCAGGAGGGTCTCTCCCGGCCGCCATCCTCCCGTGCGGGCCCCGCCGCGCTCCTCGGCTGCCCCCGGCTCCGGCCGCGGGGTCACAGAGCCGGGACGCGTTTCATCCTCCCCGGGTGTGGCGGCGGCCGCCCCGTCGGGGCACGCGGCGCCGATCCCGGCGGGCTCTGCGAGGCCCTCCGCTCGGGGTGGGCACGGCCGCGCGCTGCGGGGCTCCGCGAAGCGGGGAGGGTACGGCCGCCCCGAGGGGACCGGACGGGGTGGGCCGCGCGGCCCGAGGAGCCGCACTGCCCGTCGCGGGGCACTGCTCGGGCCCCGTCTCGAAGCTCGCTGGAGTGGAAGGATAAACATCGCGCGGGGCTCCAGCCCTGCGCGGCGCAAATCAAAGCGGGCATCGCGAGCCGGGGGCTATTTTCAAAGCAAACGGCGCGGAGGCGCTTCCTGCGCGCAGGCGGCCGTGAGGCTTCGcttccgggggggggggggggggcagccggGGGGGTCCTGTTCTCCCAGCTCCCTCTCCCTCGCGCAGAGCCGCTGCCAGGCCTGTCGGCTGCAGAGCGGGACGGCGCAAACAGCGCGCAGATGCCGCGCAGCGCCGCGCACACCACCCTTCTGTCCGCAGAGCCCTGCGTACGGCCTGCGTGCCGCATTCCCTACCGGGAAGAGCTCGCAGGTAGGTGGCGAGGGTCGGAGGGAAGGCCCGGGAAGTAAATGCCCGGCGAAAGGAAAGACGGGGCCGGGCAGGTGGGAGCGGAGCCCGGCGCAGTTCGATCGGCTCCCCACGAGCGCGCTTGACCTCGCAGCAAGCTtgtcacagcacagccagcctgggGAGCAGCCCGGGCCCGCCCTCACCTCGCTCCGCTC contains the following coding sequences:
- the SIX1 gene encoding homeobox protein SIX1, whose translation is MSMLPSFGFTQEQVACVCEVLQQGGNLERLGRFLWSLPACDHLHKNESVLKAKAVVAFHRGNFRELYKILESHQFSPHNHPKLQQLWLKAHYVEAEKLRGRPLGAVGKYRVRRKFPLPRTIWDGEETSYCFKEKSRGVLREWYAHNPYPSPREKRELAEATGLTTTQVSNWFKNRRQRDRAAEAKERENTENNNAATNKPNQLSPLDGSKPLMSSSEEEFSPPQSPDQNSVLLLQGNLAHGRSSAYPLGSLPAPPGTHSLPGHQLQDSLLGPLTSSLVDLGS